A region of the Deltaproteobacteria bacterium CG11_big_fil_rev_8_21_14_0_20_42_23 genome:
TCTTTTATGACCTATCCACTTTACGCCATCACTTCCTCTCTTTTCTTTCTCTTCCAAATTCAACTTCACTTCAAGATACAATCCACAATTTGAATTCAATTAAAACCCCTGGATCCCCGCGTTCGCGAGGATGACAGTAACAAAAACGGCGCGGGAGCCTTTATGTATCTAGCTTTCCGCGCCGCATTATTTTGTAACAAAATAAACCGAACTAACTTTCCCAATCAACATGCGTTACAGGATCTTCGCCCATCATGAAGCGAAGGGTGTTTTTCAATTTCATTTCTTGAATGAAAATATTGTGCTCGGGATAATTTTTTTCCACCATTGGACATTTGTAGTAGAACGAAAGCCACTCTTGAATACCAGAAAGTCCAGCGCGTTTTGACAAATCCATAAACAGCGCAAGATCAAGCACAAGTGGTGCTGCCAAAATAGAATCGCGGCACAAGAAATCCACTTTGATTTGCATTGGGTATCCCATCCATCCAAAAATATCGATGTTATCCCAACCTTCTTTGTTGTCACCACGTGGAGGATAATAGTTGATGCGCACTTTGTGGTACATGTTACCGTACAAATCTGGATTTAATTCTGGTTGCAAAATAGTATCAAGCACTCCCAGTTTTGTTACTTCTTTTGACTTGAAAGACTCTGGATCATCAAGCACTTCGCCGTCGCGATTTCCCAAAATGTTGGTAGAGAACCAACCGCTAATGCCCAATTGGCGCGCTTTAAAGCCTGGTGCCAAAATAGTTTTCATCAAGGTTTGGCCTGTTTTAAAATCTTTTCCACAAAGAGGAACATTATTTCTTCGTGCGAGTTCAAGAAGAGCAGGGGTATCTGTTGTTAAGTTTGGAGCACCATTTGCGTATGGAATCCCAAGAGAAAGAGCTGCATAAGCATACAACATTGAAGGTGCAATATCGGCATCGTTGTTATCAAGCCCTTTTTCAAAAGCTTCTAGCGACATGTGGACAGGTTTAAGTGGAATATACACTTCTGTTGATCCGCACCACACCACAACAGAACGAGTTGCGCGATTTATGTCTTCAAATCTACGAATGTCATCGATAAGCTGATTTACAAGGTCACGTTTTGTTTCGCCTGTTTTAAAATATTTTCCATCAAGTTTTTTTACCCAATTGCGATCAAACGCTGCTTTCATGGGCTTCACCTGACAGAGAACCTCTTTCAAAGGTTCTAAGTCTTGAGGATTAAGCACCGCAGCTTTTTTTGCTGCTTCGTATGCGTTATCTTCAAAAACGTCCCAAGCGCCAAAGACGATGTCCTCTAGCTTTGCCAGCGGAACGAAATCTTTAATGAGCGGACTTCTTTTTTCAGAGCGTTGCCCCAAGCGAATGGTTCCCATTTGTGTAAGTGATCCAATGGGTTTCGATTGTCCGCGTCTAATGGCTTCCACGCCGGCTATAAACGTGGTGCTCACAGCGCCCAGGCCCACCAGCAAGATGCCTAATTTCCCCTCAGCTGGGGCTATAGTTTTAACTTGTGTCATATTTTCTCCTTTGTTGATGCGATAGTTAAATCTTAATTTGGCGCTTGATTATCGAAGCAGGATGAATTAGTCAAATTAATTATAATTCTAATAGCGAGAAGTTTTACTTATGGACTTACAAAAGCTCAAAATCTTCAGAACTCTCTACGAGGAACGCAGTTATACCAAGGCTGCGCGCCAGCTTGGCCTCAGCCAGTCTGCGGTAAGTCAGCATATAAAGGTGTTTGAAGAGATTCTTGGCGTAAAGCTTTTTGATGCACAAAAGCGAACCTTCCCCACGGCTGCGGCAGACTACCTCTATCAAGAAGGGGTGAAGCTGCTGGCGTTGGCGCGCGATCTTGAAAACAGCGTCAAACAAATTGAAGGCGTTGGAAAAGGAGATGTTCGTTTTGGAATGATAGACGTAGCAGCTATCGAATTTGCCCCAGAAATTTTAGCAAGTTTTCGAAAAAAACATCCGCATGTTGAGGTGACGGCGTTTGTGAAGCCAAGCGGCGAAATTATTGATGATGTTTCGCAAAACAAACTCGATTTTGGCTTGGTGGTATGTCACGATTTGCCGGAGAATGTGAAAGCTCATATTTTGTATCACGATTCCATTGTTGCGGTTGTTCCGCTTAAAAGTAGTCTTGCAAAACAAAAAGAAATTTCGGTGAGAGACTTAAAAGCTGAACCACTTATTGTGTATCCCGCCAGTTCACTTTCCCGCGATCTCATTGAAGCGGCGTTTCAAAAAAAGCGTCTTCGCCCACAAGTGGCTATGGAGATGCATTATCCCGAGGCCATGTTAAGCCTTGTGGATAAAGGCGTAGGTATTGCGCTGATGTCTGCGCTTTCTGCAAAACGCAGTGCGCTCAAAGGCCACAAAATTCTCTCTATTCGTGAACTCAAAAACAGCAGAAATATCGGCCTCATCACCAAACACCAACGCCATCTCTCTCCCCAAGCCCTCGCCTTTATTTCTGCTTTTTCAAGAAAATCCTAAATAAATGAGAAAAATGAAAAAACTTAGCAACTCTTAAGGCTAGACTGCGATAATAGAAATGTAAGCAGGAAACACTTGAAAAAAGTTGGAAAATCAACTAGATACAAAACTCACTGGAGTACATTATGTCGGTAAAATGGATACAATCTCTTCTTGGAAACAAGCCCTCGGCGGAAAGCTTGCAGCAGGGCAGTGTAGAGAAGACCTTGCGAGAAAAAATTGAAAAAACAAACGGTGTTGATGTGCCGCATGAAGTGCTTACGCAAGAAGCTGCCGAACATTATGCAGCGCTTGAAGGCTTGAAGGCTGCGGGTTCAGGAAGCGATAAGCGCGAACGTCTCAAGAAAAAAGTGCGCAAAAAAGTGTGGGATGTGGTGACGCAAGATTTTGATATCGAAGACGAACAAGTCATCGAAGAAATCACCGAACGCATGTGTGAATTTGCCGAAAGCGATCCCGACTGCGCCAAAATGTTTGAAGAGTAAAGAGTGCTCTAGGTTTCTCTCAAGATACGATCCAATAATTTAAAATAACTCTGTCATTGCAATCCGCCTCAGGCGGAGTGGCAATCTGCTCTGACAATTCAAAAATCGAGATCACCACGTCGCTATTGCTCCTCGTGATGACAGTGTATCCATCACACTTTCTCAATCAGCTCTTTTTCTTCCCATACTTTCGTGCGGTCGCGGGTGTTTAAAAAGGCGATGCCCAAAGCAATCCAAAATGCAGCGCGAATTCTTTTGGCAATTTGGATGGTGATGCCCAGCGCAGGATCAAGCCCCATCAAATACAGCACTCCGGAGTAAGCGCCTTCCATGACACCAAGCGCGCCTGGCACAAAGGTGAATACCGTATTAATCATGGGCGAAAGTGCTGTGAGCACAAGAGCAATAAACAGTGAAAATTCGTTCGTGATAGTTTTTCCTACTACGTACACTTCAAGCACA
Encoded here:
- a CDS encoding inositol-3-phosphate synthase, whose translation is MTQVKTIAPAEGKLGILLVGLGAVSTTFIAGVEAIRRGQSKPIGSLTQMGTIRLGQRSEKRSPLIKDFVPLAKLEDIVFGAWDVFEDNAYEAAKKAAVLNPQDLEPLKEVLCQVKPMKAAFDRNWVKKLDGKYFKTGETKRDLVNQLIDDIRRFEDINRATRSVVVWCGSTEVYIPLKPVHMSLEAFEKGLDNNDADIAPSMLYAYAALSLGIPYANGAPNLTTDTPALLELARRNNVPLCGKDFKTGQTLMKTILAPGFKARQLGISGWFSTNILGNRDGEVLDDPESFKSKEVTKLGVLDTILQPELNPDLYGNMYHKVRINYYPPRGDNKEGWDNIDIFGWMGYPMQIKVDFLCRDSILAAPLVLDLALFMDLSKRAGLSGIQEWLSFYYKCPMVEKNYPEHNIFIQEMKLKNTLRFMMGEDPVTHVDWES